From a single Clupea harengus chromosome 24, Ch_v2.0.2, whole genome shotgun sequence genomic region:
- the jupa gene encoding junction plakoglobin a isoform X2 produces MAMQMGQPEGTVKVAEWQQTYYSSDSGIQSGATTVRTDDGADYGSKQYTITTTVSADNAADLESQLTLTRAQRVRAAMFPETVAEGTSILSTQMDSTQMTNVQKLAEPSQLLKAAIVHLINYQDDAELAMRAVPELTKLLNDDDQAVVNKAALIVNQLTRKEASRRALMQSPQMVAAVVRAMQNTSDMETARATASILHNLSHQREGLLAIFKSGGIPALVRMLSSPMESILFYAITTLHNLLLHQEGAKMAVRLADGLQRMVPLLKKTNPKFLAITTDCLQLLSYGNQESKLIILANGGHEGLVHIMRNSSYEKLLWTTSRVLKVLSVCPSNKPAIVDAGGMQALGKHLTGSSQRLMQNCLWTLRNLSDAATKQEGLDSLLMDLVGLLSSDDMHMLTCATGVLSNLTCNNGRNKSLVVQGNGVEALIHAILRASEKEDVVEPAICALRHLTSRHPDAELAQNAVRQHYGIPAIVKLLAQPYYWPIIKAAVGLVRNLALCPANQAPLRDAGAIQRLVNLLLKAHQDAQKHGSAAQQTYQDGVRMEEIVEGCTGALHILARDPTNAADIASLGTIPLFVQLLYSPVDNVKRVAAGVLCELAVDKRSAEAIDSEGASAPLMELLHASNEGIATYAAAVLFRISEDKTADYRKRVSVELTHSLFKHDPAAWDMAHKTAQMDVGYAADEVDTGYGYGGYPEDV; encoded by the exons TGGGCCAGCCTGAGGGCACTGTGAAGGTGGCGGAGTGGCAGCAGACGTACTACTCCTCAGACTCGGGCATCCAGTCGGGCGCCACCACCGTTCGCACAGATGACGGGGCAGACTATGGCAGCAAGCAgtacaccatcaccaccaccgtcTCTGCTGACAACGCTGCAG ATCTGGAGTCCCAGTTAACCCTCACACGGGCGCAGCGAGTGCGTGCGGCCATGTTCCCCGAGACCGTGGCGGAGGGCACGTCCATCCTGTCCACACAGATGGACAGCACCCAAATGACTAACGTGCAGAAACTGGCCGAGCCCTCTCAGCTGCTCAAGGCCGCCATCGTGCACCTCATCAACTACCAGGATGACGCCGAGCTGGCCATGCGTGCCGTGCCCGAGCTCACCAAACTCCTCAATGACGACGACCAG GCGGTGGTTAATAAGGCGGCCCTGATCGTTAACCAGCTGACCCGGAAGGAAGCGTCCCGGCGGGCGCTGATGCAGTCCCCTCAGATGGTGGCGGCCGTGGTGCGCGCCATGCAGAACACCAGCGACATGGAGACGGCGCGCGCCACCGCCAGCATCCTGCACAACCTGTCGCACCAGCGCGAGGGCCTGCTCGCCATCTTCAAGTCCGGCGGCATCCCCGCGCTCGTCCGCATGCTCAG CTCTCCCATGGAGTCGATCCTGTTCTACGCCATCACCACGCTGCACAACCTGCTGCTGCACCAGGAGGGGGCCAAGATGGCGGTGCGTCTGGCGGACGGCCTGCAGAGGATGgtgccgctgctcaagaagacCAACCCCAAGTTCCTGGCCATCACCACCGACTGCCTGCAGCTGCTCTCCTACGGCAACCAggagagcaag CTGATCATCCTGGCCAATGGAGGTCACGAGGGCCTGGTGCACATCATGAGGAACTCCAGCTACGAGAAGCTCCTGTGGACCACCAGCCGCGTGCTCAAGGTGCTCTCCGTCTGCCCCAGCAACAAGCCCGCCATCGTGGACGCTG gtgGCATGCAGGCCCTGGGTAAGCACTTGACGGGTTCCAGCCAGAGGCTGATGCAGAACTGCCTGTGGACTCTCCGAAACCTGTCTGATGCAGCCACAAAGCAG gAGGGTCTGGACAGTCTCCTGATGGACCTGGTCGGCCTGCTCTCGTCCGACGACATGCACATGCTCACCTGCGCGACCGGCGTGCTCTCCAACCTCACGTGCAACAACGGCCGCAACAAGTCCCTGGTGGTGCAGGGCAACGGCGTGGAGGCGCTGATCCACGCCATCCTGCGCGCCAGCGAGAAGGAGGACGTGGTGGAGCCGGCCATCTGCGCCCTGCGCCACCTCACCAGCCGCCACCCCGACGCCGAGCTGGCCCAGAACGCCGTGCGCCAGCACTACGGCATCCCCGCCATCGTCAAGCTGCTGGCACAGCCTTACTACTGGCCCATCATCAAG gctgcagtTGGTCTGGTCCGTAACCTGGCACTGTGCCCAGCCAATCAAGCGCCTCTGAGGGACGCAGGGGCCATCCAGAGACTGGTGAACCTGCTGCTGAAGGCCCACCAGGACGCCCAGAAGCACGGATCCGCCGCCCAACAGACGTACCAG gatgGTGTGAGGATGGAGGAGATTGTGGAGGGCTGCACAGGAGCTCTGCACATCCTGGCCCGAGACCCGACCAACGCCGCCGACATCGCATCCTTGGGGACCATCCCCCTGTTTGTGCAG ctgctgTACTCTCCAGTGGATAATGTGAAGCGTGTGGCCGCTGGGGTGCTGTGTGAGCTGGCTGTGGACAAGCGCTCAGCCGAGGCCATCGACTCGGAGGGAGCCTCTGCACCACTCATGGAGCTCCTGCATGCCAGCAACGAGGGCATTG CCACCTACGCTGCCGCCGTTCTCTTCCGCATCTCCGAGGACAAGACTGCCGACTACAGGAAGCGTGTGTCAGTGGAGCTGACCCACTCACTCTTCAAGCACGACCCTGCTGCATGGGACATG GCACACAAGACCGCACAGATGGACGTTGGCTACGCAGCTGACG AGGTGGACACCGGATACGGCTACGGCGGCTATCCTGAGG ATGTGTGA
- the jupa gene encoding junction plakoglobin a isoform X1, whose protein sequence is MAMQMGQPEGTVKVAEWQQTYYSSDSGIQSGATTVRTDDGADYGSKQYTITTTVSADNAADLESQLTLTRAQRVRAAMFPETVAEGTSILSTQMDSTQMTNVQKLAEPSQLLKAAIVHLINYQDDAELAMRAVPELTKLLNDDDQAVVNKAALIVNQLTRKEASRRALMQSPQMVAAVVRAMQNTSDMETARATASILHNLSHQREGLLAIFKSGGIPALVRMLSSPMESILFYAITTLHNLLLHQEGAKMAVRLADGLQRMVPLLKKTNPKFLAITTDCLQLLSYGNQESKLIILANGGHEGLVHIMRNSSYEKLLWTTSRVLKVLSVCPSNKPAIVDAGGMQALGKHLTGSSQRLMQNCLWTLRNLSDAATKQEGLDSLLMDLVGLLSSDDMHMLTCATGVLSNLTCNNGRNKSLVVQGNGVEALIHAILRASEKEDVVEPAICALRHLTSRHPDAELAQNAVRQHYGIPAIVKLLAQPYYWPIIKAAVGLVRNLALCPANQAPLRDAGAIQRLVNLLLKAHQDAQKHGSAAQQTYQDGVRMEEIVEGCTGALHILARDPTNAADIASLGTIPLFVQLLYSPVDNVKRVAAGVLCELAVDKRSAEAIDSEGASAPLMELLHASNEGIATYAAAVLFRISEDKTADYRKRVSVELTHSLFKHDPAAWDMAHKTAQMDVGYAADEVDTGYGYGGYPEGMPMNGMPMEGDMIDDYPPSMPYQYNEPY, encoded by the exons TGGGCCAGCCTGAGGGCACTGTGAAGGTGGCGGAGTGGCAGCAGACGTACTACTCCTCAGACTCGGGCATCCAGTCGGGCGCCACCACCGTTCGCACAGATGACGGGGCAGACTATGGCAGCAAGCAgtacaccatcaccaccaccgtcTCTGCTGACAACGCTGCAG ATCTGGAGTCCCAGTTAACCCTCACACGGGCGCAGCGAGTGCGTGCGGCCATGTTCCCCGAGACCGTGGCGGAGGGCACGTCCATCCTGTCCACACAGATGGACAGCACCCAAATGACTAACGTGCAGAAACTGGCCGAGCCCTCTCAGCTGCTCAAGGCCGCCATCGTGCACCTCATCAACTACCAGGATGACGCCGAGCTGGCCATGCGTGCCGTGCCCGAGCTCACCAAACTCCTCAATGACGACGACCAG GCGGTGGTTAATAAGGCGGCCCTGATCGTTAACCAGCTGACCCGGAAGGAAGCGTCCCGGCGGGCGCTGATGCAGTCCCCTCAGATGGTGGCGGCCGTGGTGCGCGCCATGCAGAACACCAGCGACATGGAGACGGCGCGCGCCACCGCCAGCATCCTGCACAACCTGTCGCACCAGCGCGAGGGCCTGCTCGCCATCTTCAAGTCCGGCGGCATCCCCGCGCTCGTCCGCATGCTCAG CTCTCCCATGGAGTCGATCCTGTTCTACGCCATCACCACGCTGCACAACCTGCTGCTGCACCAGGAGGGGGCCAAGATGGCGGTGCGTCTGGCGGACGGCCTGCAGAGGATGgtgccgctgctcaagaagacCAACCCCAAGTTCCTGGCCATCACCACCGACTGCCTGCAGCTGCTCTCCTACGGCAACCAggagagcaag CTGATCATCCTGGCCAATGGAGGTCACGAGGGCCTGGTGCACATCATGAGGAACTCCAGCTACGAGAAGCTCCTGTGGACCACCAGCCGCGTGCTCAAGGTGCTCTCCGTCTGCCCCAGCAACAAGCCCGCCATCGTGGACGCTG gtgGCATGCAGGCCCTGGGTAAGCACTTGACGGGTTCCAGCCAGAGGCTGATGCAGAACTGCCTGTGGACTCTCCGAAACCTGTCTGATGCAGCCACAAAGCAG gAGGGTCTGGACAGTCTCCTGATGGACCTGGTCGGCCTGCTCTCGTCCGACGACATGCACATGCTCACCTGCGCGACCGGCGTGCTCTCCAACCTCACGTGCAACAACGGCCGCAACAAGTCCCTGGTGGTGCAGGGCAACGGCGTGGAGGCGCTGATCCACGCCATCCTGCGCGCCAGCGAGAAGGAGGACGTGGTGGAGCCGGCCATCTGCGCCCTGCGCCACCTCACCAGCCGCCACCCCGACGCCGAGCTGGCCCAGAACGCCGTGCGCCAGCACTACGGCATCCCCGCCATCGTCAAGCTGCTGGCACAGCCTTACTACTGGCCCATCATCAAG gctgcagtTGGTCTGGTCCGTAACCTGGCACTGTGCCCAGCCAATCAAGCGCCTCTGAGGGACGCAGGGGCCATCCAGAGACTGGTGAACCTGCTGCTGAAGGCCCACCAGGACGCCCAGAAGCACGGATCCGCCGCCCAACAGACGTACCAG gatgGTGTGAGGATGGAGGAGATTGTGGAGGGCTGCACAGGAGCTCTGCACATCCTGGCCCGAGACCCGACCAACGCCGCCGACATCGCATCCTTGGGGACCATCCCCCTGTTTGTGCAG ctgctgTACTCTCCAGTGGATAATGTGAAGCGTGTGGCCGCTGGGGTGCTGTGTGAGCTGGCTGTGGACAAGCGCTCAGCCGAGGCCATCGACTCGGAGGGAGCCTCTGCACCACTCATGGAGCTCCTGCATGCCAGCAACGAGGGCATTG CCACCTACGCTGCCGCCGTTCTCTTCCGCATCTCCGAGGACAAGACTGCCGACTACAGGAAGCGTGTGTCAGTGGAGCTGACCCACTCACTCTTCAAGCACGACCCTGCTGCATGGGACATG GCACACAAGACCGCACAGATGGACGTTGGCTACGCAGCTGACG AGGTGGACACCGGATACGGCTACGGCGGCTATCCTGAGGGTATGCCCATGAATGGCATGCCCATGGAGGGTGATATGATTGATGACTATCCCCCCAGCATGCCCTACCAGTACAACGAGCCCTACTAA